A genome region from Bacteroides stercoris ATCC 43183 includes the following:
- a CDS encoding four helix bundle protein gives MGEGILKNKSMNFAIRIVNLYNFLNETKQERIMSKQILRSGTSVGANIREGQFAESPADFIHKYSVAQKECSETLYWLELLNKTNYITTEQYVSLDTDCTELMKMITSSIITRKKNLPPNH, from the coding sequence ATGGGAGAGGGAATATTAAAAAACAAATCAATGAACTTTGCTATACGCATTGTGAATTTATATAATTTCTTGAATGAAACCAAACAGGAAAGAATTATGTCTAAACAAATACTAAGAAGCGGTACATCTGTGGGAGCCAATATCAGGGAAGGGCAATTTGCCGAGTCCCCAGCCGACTTTATACACAAATATTCCGTTGCTCAAAAGGAATGTTCAGAAACCCTATACTGGCTCGAATTGCTAAATAAAACAAACTACATCACCACAGAGCAATATGTGTCCTTGGATACCGATTGTACGGAACTGATGAAGATGATAACCTCTTCCATCATCACCCGTAAAAAGAATCTGCCCCCTAATCACTAA
- a CDS encoding replication-associated recombination protein A yields the protein MQPLAERLRPKTLDEYIGQKHLVGPGAVLRKMIDAGRISSFILWGPPGVGKTTLAQIIANKLETPFYTLSAVTSGVKDVRDVIDRAKSNRFFSQASPILFIDEIHRFSKSQQDSLLGAVEQGTVTLIGATTENPSFEVIRPLLSRCQLYVLKSLEKDDLLELLQRAITTDVQLKERQIELKETTAMLRYSGGDARKLLNILDLVVQSETADPVVITDEMVTERLQQNPLAYDKDGEMHYDIISAFIKSIRGSDPDGAIYWLARMVEGGEDPAFIARRLVISASEDIGLANPNALLLANACFDTIMKVGWPEGRIPLAETTIYLATSPKSNSAYMAINDALELVRQTGNLPVPLHLRNAPTKLMKQLGYGDNYKYAHDYPGNFVRQQFLPDELKDRRIWEPQANAAEQKHKERMQALWGKERF from the coding sequence ATGCAACCTTTAGCAGAAAGACTCAGACCCAAGACATTAGACGAATATATCGGGCAGAAGCACCTGGTGGGACCGGGGGCTGTGCTTCGTAAGATGATTGATGCGGGACGTATCTCCTCGTTCATTCTGTGGGGCCCGCCAGGAGTGGGTAAGACGACGCTTGCGCAGATTATAGCCAATAAGCTGGAGACGCCGTTCTACACACTCAGTGCCGTGACCAGCGGGGTGAAGGATGTGCGCGATGTGATAGACCGCGCCAAAAGCAATCGCTTCTTCTCGCAGGCAAGCCCGATACTGTTCATTGACGAAATCCATCGTTTCAGCAAGTCGCAGCAGGACTCGCTGCTGGGCGCTGTGGAGCAGGGAACGGTGACGCTGATAGGCGCCACCACCGAGAACCCCTCGTTCGAAGTAATCCGCCCGCTGCTCTCCCGCTGCCAGCTCTACGTACTGAAATCACTGGAAAAGGATGACTTGCTGGAACTGCTCCAGCGCGCCATAACCACGGATGTGCAACTGAAAGAACGGCAGATAGAGCTCAAGGAGACTACCGCCATGCTCCGCTACAGCGGCGGCGATGCCCGCAAACTGCTTAATATCCTTGACCTCGTGGTGCAGTCCGAAACCGCAGACCCCGTTGTCATCACCGACGAGATGGTGACCGAGCGTCTCCAGCAGAATCCCCTCGCCTACGACAAAGACGGGGAGATGCACTACGACATCATCTCCGCCTTTATCAAGTCCATCCGCGGCAGCGACCCGGACGGAGCCATTTACTGGCTGGCACGCATGGTAGAGGGCGGTGAAGACCCTGCTTTCATAGCCCGCCGTCTCGTTATCTCCGCTTCCGAGGACATCGGGCTGGCAAACCCCAACGCACTGCTGCTGGCCAACGCCTGCTTCGATACCATCATGAAAGTGGGCTGGCCCGAAGGACGCATCCCGCTGGCGGAGACGACCATCTACCTCGCCACCAGTCCCAAGAGCAACTCGGCCTATATGGCCATCAACGATGCACTCGAACTGGTGCGGCAAACCGGCAACCTGCCCGTTCCCCTGCACCTGCGCAACGCCCCCACCAAACTGATGAAACAGCTTGGCTATGGCGACAACTATAAATATGCCCACGACTACCCCGGCAACTTCGTGCGCCAGCAGTTCCTGCCCGACGAACTGAAAGACCGCCGCATCTGGGAGCCGCAAGCAAATGCCGCCGAACAAAAGCATAAAGAAAGGATGCAGGCCCTGTGGGGAAAGGAAAGATTTTAG
- a CDS encoding D-2-hydroxyacid dehydrogenase yields MKIVVLDGYAANPGDLSWDELKSLGECTVYDRTAPAEVLERAAGADILLTNKVVLDATTIAALPQLKYIGVLATGYNIIDTAAAKERGITVTNIPAYSTPSVAQMVFAHILNITQRVQHYTDEIHKGRWINSPDFCFWDTPLIELSGKKIGIIGLGQTGYNTARIAIGFGMEVHAYTSKSPFQLPPEIKKTELDELFANCDIISLHCPLTDSTRELVNAARLKQMKPNAILINTGRGPLVNEQDLADALNNGTIFAAGLDVLSQEPPRADNPLLTARNCYITPHIAWASAAARERLMQIMLDNIKAFLDGKPINSVIK; encoded by the coding sequence ATGAAAATAGTAGTCCTCGACGGCTATGCCGCCAACCCCGGAGACCTCTCCTGGGACGAACTGAAGAGCCTGGGCGAATGTACCGTTTACGACCGTACCGCCCCTGCCGAAGTGCTTGAACGTGCTGCCGGAGCAGACATCCTGCTGACGAACAAAGTAGTGCTCGATGCAACAACCATCGCAGCCCTGCCCCAGTTGAAATACATCGGCGTACTTGCCACCGGATACAACATCATTGATACCGCCGCTGCCAAAGAACGGGGTATCACGGTCACCAACATCCCGGCATACAGCACCCCGTCCGTTGCGCAAATGGTTTTTGCCCACATCCTCAACATCACCCAACGGGTGCAGCACTACACCGACGAGATACACAAAGGCCGTTGGATCAACAGCCCCGATTTCTGCTTCTGGGACACTCCGCTCATCGAACTGAGTGGCAAGAAAATCGGTATCATCGGTCTTGGGCAAACCGGCTACAACACCGCCCGCATCGCCATCGGCTTCGGCATGGAAGTACATGCATACACATCCAAATCGCCTTTCCAGCTTCCTCCCGAAATCAAGAAAACGGAGCTCGATGAACTTTTTGCCAACTGCGACATCATCAGCCTGCACTGCCCCCTCACCGACTCCACCCGTGAACTGGTCAATGCCGCCCGCTTGAAACAGATGAAGCCCAACGCCATCCTCATCAACACCGGACGCGGTCCGCTGGTCAACGAGCAAGACCTTGCCGATGCACTGAACAACGGCACCATCTTTGCCGCCGGACTGGATGTGCTTTCGCAGGAACCGCCCCGTGCCGACAACCCGCTGCTCACCGCCCGAAACTGCTACATCACCCCGCACATAGCCTGGGCAAGCGCCGCCGCACGCGAACGCCTCATGCAAATCATGCTGGATAATATAAAAGCTTTCTTGGACGGAAAGCCGATTAATTCAGTAATAAAATAA
- a CDS encoding endonuclease/exonuclease/phosphatase family protein yields the protein MGKTAVKGLFHLILIATTFALAVVTIIASRSGHYHPEHSTIMPLLGLAVPVLLVSCLIVALCWALARRKWAFVTLTAFFFNWEYLTAVIRFGSPHEVPATAPAPNRQGKNSGYLTVATYNVHNFGNEITGYSCKQIAKYMQQQHVDVLCFQEFGENKHFTADSLRRALSHWQYAIIPADDSIRGILPIAVFSRYPLIGGRFITYPHSANCSMLCDIILNTDTIRLLNNHLQTTSVSQNRKKWERELAADNTRREAQAVQDAAETLHENFVKRAFQTDSICQLATASPHPVLVCGDFNSLPSSYTYHRFSESLKDGFKTGGHGYMYTYRYGKRMLRIDYAFHSPELECTDYYSPNLDLCSDHNPVIFTVKY from the coding sequence ATGGGAAAAACCGCCGTCAAAGGTCTGTTTCATCTGATACTGATAGCTACCACATTTGCACTGGCTGTTGTCACCATCATCGCATCCCGTTCCGGGCATTACCATCCGGAACATTCCACCATCATGCCCTTGCTGGGACTTGCCGTACCGGTACTGCTGGTGTCCTGCCTGATTGTTGCCCTCTGCTGGGCATTGGCACGCAGGAAATGGGCGTTCGTCACGCTGACGGCTTTCTTCTTCAACTGGGAATACCTTACAGCTGTTATCCGTTTCGGCTCTCCCCACGAAGTACCCGCCACCGCACCGGCACCGAACCGGCAAGGCAAAAACAGCGGTTACCTCACCGTAGCCACCTATAACGTCCATAACTTCGGAAACGAAATTACCGGCTACTCCTGCAAACAGATTGCCAAGTACATGCAGCAACAACACGTCGATGTACTCTGCTTTCAGGAATTCGGCGAAAACAAACACTTCACGGCAGACAGTCTGCGTCGTGCCCTTTCCCATTGGCAATATGCCATTATCCCCGCAGACGACTCCATCCGCGGCATCCTCCCCATCGCCGTATTCAGCCGCTACCCGCTTATCGGCGGACGTTTCATCACCTACCCTCACAGCGCCAATTGCAGCATGCTGTGCGACATCATTCTGAATACAGATACCATCCGCTTGCTGAACAATCACCTGCAAACTACCAGTGTCAGCCAGAACCGTAAAAAATGGGAACGCGAACTTGCCGCCGACAATACACGCCGTGAAGCGCAAGCCGTACAGGATGCAGCGGAAACCCTGCATGAAAACTTCGTGAAACGTGCTTTCCAGACCGACAGCATCTGTCAGCTCGCTACTGCCAGCCCTCACCCCGTACTGGTGTGCGGAGACTTCAACTCCCTACCCTCATCCTACACCTATCACCGGTTCTCCGAGAGCCTCAAGGACGGCTTCAAGACAGGCGGACACGGTTATATGTACACCTACCGTTACGGCAAGCGCATGCTACGCATCGACTATGCCTTCCACTCACCGGAGCTGGAATGCACCGACTACTACTCTCCTAATCTGGATTTATGCAGTGACCACAACCCGGTGATATTTACGGTGAAGTATTAA